One part of the Nodularia sp. LEGE 06071 genome encodes these proteins:
- a CDS encoding response regulator, with protein sequence MPIEVLLVEDNPGDAQLTRIALEDSKISVNLNVVEDGVEAMAFLRKQGNYADAPHPDIVLLDLNLPRKDGREVLAEIKADQSFKRIPVVVLTTSQSEEDILKAYNLSANCFITKPVDFDQFVKIVQSIENFWFAIVKLPPE encoded by the coding sequence ATGCCCATAGAGGTTTTATTAGTAGAAGACAATCCCGGCGATGCTCAACTGACCAGAATCGCCCTCGAAGATAGCAAAATATCAGTTAACCTGAATGTGGTGGAAGATGGTGTAGAGGCGATGGCATTCCTACGAAAACAGGGAAACTATGCTGATGCACCTCATCCAGATATTGTCCTGCTCGATTTAAACTTACCCAGAAAGGACGGGAGGGAAGTACTGGCAGAAATCAAAGCCGATCAAAGTTTCAAGCGAATTCCTGTAGTTGTTTTGACCACTTCTCAATCGGAGGAAGATATTCTCAAAGCTTATAACCTGTCAGCTAATTGTTTTATCACTAAGCCGGTTGACTTTGACCAATTCGTTAAAATTGTACAGTCCATAGAAAATTTCTGGTTTGCGATTGTAAAACTGCCACCGGAGTAA
- a CDS encoding GAF domain-containing protein: MNAESNNYEAARLEVLRQYQILDTEPEEAYDNLAQLAAFICGTPIALVNFIDENRQWFKAKLGISVPEMPRNVGLSYLCQEKRDFVIVPDALADPKLATNPVVTSYPYVRFYAGVPLITPKGYMLGTLCVIDKVPRQLSQQQVEALVALSHLVINQLELRRNVSEVSRISEEFITHEQAARATSEAARTRITNILESITDAFFALDQEWRFIYINGQAEGLLQKSKNELLGKNIWEVLPALVDTKFGREYHRAIAQQVSVEFAEFYPPLNGWFSVHAYPSRDGLSVYFHDVTEQQQTAAALRESEERWQLALQGNNDGIWDWNVKTNEVFFSTRWKEMLGYADHEITNHWDEWEKRVHPDDLDHVRQAFEHHFAKKTPFYVTEHRMLCKDGSYKWILDRGQALWDETGDVVRMLGSHTDIAERKRAEEELKRQNLRSQLFAEITLKIRESLQIDEILQTTVKEVQKLLQADRVVMFQVWADGSGTVVQEAVLPGWPAVLGQDILDPCFQEQGYVEKYRLGRVAAIVDVEQANIKDCYRKFLQKLGVKANLVVPILVRENLWGLLIAHQCATPRQWNGFELDLLQQIANQIGIALAQAKLLEQETHHTQELARSNAELEQFAYVASHDLQEPLRMVTSYLQLLERKYKNDLDANAEQFINYAVDGARRMQSLINDLLNYSRVTSRGQPIVEVDFKTILERAIANLKIAIEECHATITHDPLPVVMADPSQLTQVLQNLIGNAIKFRGESPLKIHVGAVKAEPTEEQLPTQPNEWLFSISDNGIGIESQYAERIFVIFQRLHGRSKYPGTGIGLAICKKIIERHGGRIWVESKPGQGSTFYFTIPEKAGKKS; encoded by the coding sequence ATGAATGCTGAATCGAATAATTATGAAGCGGCGAGGCTGGAAGTTCTCCGCCAGTATCAGATTTTGGATACGGAACCGGAAGAAGCTTATGATAATTTAGCTCAACTAGCTGCTTTTATTTGTGGTACACCTATAGCTTTAGTCAATTTTATTGATGAAAATCGGCAGTGGTTTAAAGCAAAACTAGGTATATCTGTCCCGGAAATGCCCCGTAATGTCGGTTTATCTTATCTTTGTCAAGAAAAACGGGATTTTGTCATAGTACCAGATGCTTTGGCTGATCCCAAGTTGGCAACCAATCCGGTGGTTACTTCTTATCCTTATGTCCGATTTTATGCAGGTGTACCCTTGATTACGCCGAAGGGTTATATGCTAGGAACCCTGTGTGTAATTGACAAAGTACCTCGGCAACTGAGCCAACAACAAGTGGAAGCACTGGTGGCTTTGAGTCACTTGGTAATTAACCAACTAGAACTGAGACGGAATGTGTCGGAAGTGTCTCGGATTAGTGAGGAATTCATTACCCATGAGCAAGCAGCTAGGGCGACTTCAGAAGCGGCGAGAACTCGGATTACCAATATACTCGAAAGTATCACTGATGCCTTTTTTGCTCTAGATCAAGAATGGCGATTTATATACATTAACGGTCAAGCAGAAGGACTTTTGCAGAAAAGCAAAAATGAGTTGTTGGGTAAAAATATCTGGGAAGTTTTACCAGCACTGGTAGACACAAAATTTGGTCGGGAGTATCACAGAGCGATCGCACAACAAGTTAGTGTGGAATTTGCAGAATTCTATCCACCCCTGAATGGCTGGTTTAGTGTTCACGCCTATCCCTCGCGCGATGGCTTGTCTGTATATTTTCATGATGTTACCGAACAGCAACAAACAGCCGCAGCTCTGCGAGAAAGTGAAGAACGTTGGCAATTAGCCTTACAGGGTAATAATGATGGTATTTGGGATTGGAATGTCAAAACCAATGAAGTCTTTTTCTCCACTCGCTGGAAGGAAATGTTGGGATATGCAGACCACGAAATTACTAATCATTGGGATGAATGGGAAAAACGAGTCCATCCTGATGATTTAGATCATGTACGGCAAGCCTTTGAACATCATTTTGCCAAAAAAACACCGTTTTATGTAACCGAGCATCGAATGTTATGTAAAGACGGTAGTTATAAATGGATTTTGGATCGCGGACAGGCACTTTGGGATGAAACTGGTGATGTGGTGAGGATGCTAGGTTCCCATACTGATATTGCTGAACGCAAACGAGCCGAAGAGGAATTAAAACGGCAGAATTTGCGATCGCAACTTTTCGCGGAAATCACCCTCAAAATTCGGGAAAGTCTCCAAATAGACGAAATTCTCCAAACTACTGTCAAAGAAGTCCAAAAACTCCTGCAAGCTGACCGAGTGGTGATGTTTCAAGTTTGGGCTGATGGTTCGGGAACGGTGGTGCAAGAAGCTGTCCTACCTGGTTGGCCTGCGGTTCTAGGACAAGACATCCTCGACCCCTGCTTTCAAGAACAAGGCTATGTGGAAAAATATCGTCTAGGAAGAGTCGCTGCAATTGTAGACGTTGAACAAGCTAATATTAAAGACTGTTATCGGAAATTTCTTCAGAAATTGGGTGTCAAAGCTAACCTTGTAGTCCCAATTCTGGTCAGGGAAAATCTTTGGGGTTTGTTGATTGCTCATCAATGTGCTACACCTCGCCAGTGGAATGGCTTTGAGTTGGATTTATTACAACAGATAGCCAACCAGATTGGCATTGCTCTCGCCCAAGCCAAGTTATTGGAACAAGAAACCCACCATACTCAGGAACTGGCTCGTTCTAATGCTGAATTAGAACAGTTTGCCTATGTAGCGTCCCATGATTTGCAGGAACCGTTGCGGATGGTGACCAGTTATTTACAACTGTTAGAGCGCAAGTATAAAAATGACCTAGATGCTAATGCCGAACAGTTTATTAATTACGCTGTAGATGGGGCGCGGCGGATGCAGAGCTTAATTAATGATCTGTTGAATTATTCTCGTGTTACCAGCCGGGGACAGCCCATTGTCGAAGTAGATTTTAAAACGATTTTGGAGCGGGCGATCGCTAATCTCAAAATTGCCATTGAAGAGTGTCATGCCACAATTACCCATGATCCTTTACCTGTAGTCATGGCTGATCCTAGCCAACTCACCCAAGTATTACAAAACTTAATCGGTAACGCCATCAAATTCCGGGGAGAATCACCACTCAAAATTCATGTGGGAGCAGTGAAAGCAGAACCAACAGAAGAACAACTCCCCACTCAGCCCAATGAATGGCTATTCTCCATCAGCGATAATGGAATTGGTATAGAATCCCAATATGCTGAACGCATTTTTGTAATATTTCAACGCTTGCACGGTAGAAGTAAATACCCAGGGACTGGAATTGGGTTGGCAATTTGTAAAAAGATTATAGAACGCCACGGCGGCCGGATCTGGGTTGAGTCGAAACCGGGTCAAGGCTCGACTTTCTACTTCACAATTCCCGAAAAAGCTGGTAAAAAATCGTGA
- the hisG gene encoding ATP phosphoribosyltransferase has protein sequence MLTVALPKGELLKNSIRLLKSVGLDFSAFLDSGTRQLQIPDASGQAKGLLVRGQDVPVYVEYGQAQLGIIGYDVLREKKPQVAHLVDLQFGHCRMSVAVKASSAYKSPLDLPPHGRVASKYVNCAREYFHSLDLPIEIVPLYGSVELGPITGMSEAIVDIVSTGRTLSENGLIEITTLYESTARLIGHPLSYRLNTGNMHQFVEKMRQDVALTAV, from the coding sequence ATGTTAACTGTTGCGTTACCGAAAGGGGAACTACTTAAAAATAGCATCCGCTTGTTGAAATCTGTAGGTTTGGATTTTAGCGCTTTTTTAGATTCTGGAACTCGCCAACTGCAAATTCCTGATGCTAGCGGACAAGCAAAAGGACTTTTGGTGCGGGGACAAGATGTACCTGTATATGTAGAATATGGTCAGGCACAGTTGGGAATTATTGGTTACGATGTGCTGCGGGAGAAAAAGCCGCAAGTGGCACATTTAGTTGATTTACAGTTTGGTCATTGTCGAATGTCAGTGGCTGTAAAAGCATCTAGTGCCTATAAATCACCCTTAGATTTACCCCCTCATGGTCGAGTCGCTTCTAAGTATGTTAATTGCGCTCGTGAATATTTCCATAGTTTGGATCTACCTATAGAAATCGTACCTTTGTATGGTTCTGTGGAGCTAGGCCCCATTACTGGAATGTCAGAAGCGATTGTGGATATAGTTTCTACGGGGCGGACTTTGAGCGAAAATGGTTTAATCGAAATTACGACTTTGTATGAAAGTACAGCGCGCTTGATTGGTCATCCTCTGAGTTATCGTCTCAATACAGGGAATATGCATCAATTCGTGGAAAAAATGCGCCAGGATGTTGCTTTGACTGCTGTTTAA
- the rppA gene encoding two-component system response regulator RppA, with amino-acid sequence MRILLVDDEVELTDPLSRVLNREGYSVDMAYDGATGSEFAAVGTYDLLILDWMLPGKTGLEICQELRRQGKATPVLFLTAKDTLDDRVEGLDAGADDYLVKPFELRELLARVRALLRRAGSPSYETTTGRLTVADLELDSENQVAYRQGRIIELSQKENQLLQYFMENTGHLLTHAQILQNLWQQDHEQPNSNVIAALIRLLRRKIEVGKETPLIHTVYGKGYRFGTSSMD; translated from the coding sequence ATGAGAATTTTATTAGTTGATGACGAAGTAGAACTAACTGACCCCCTAAGTCGCGTGTTAAACCGCGAGGGTTACAGTGTGGATATGGCTTACGATGGTGCCACAGGTAGCGAATTTGCCGCCGTGGGTACTTATGATTTACTAATTTTAGATTGGATGTTACCCGGAAAAACAGGTTTAGAAATTTGTCAGGAATTGCGCCGCCAAGGTAAAGCCACACCTGTACTATTTCTCACAGCCAAAGATACCCTAGATGACCGAGTAGAAGGTTTAGATGCGGGTGCGGATGACTATTTAGTCAAACCCTTTGAACTGCGAGAGTTATTAGCGCGAGTGCGGGCGTTGTTACGTCGTGCTGGTTCCCCCAGCTATGAAACCACAACTGGAAGATTGACAGTCGCTGATTTAGAACTTGATAGTGAAAACCAAGTAGCCTATCGTCAAGGGCGAATTATTGAGTTATCTCAAAAGGAAAATCAGCTGCTGCAATACTTTATGGAAAATACCGGACATTTGCTAACTCATGCCCAAATTTTACAAAATCTTTGGCAGCAAGATCACGAACAACCCAATAGTAATGTCATAGCCGCATTAATTCGCCTGCTGCGGCGTAAAATTGAAGTAGGCAAAGAAACTCCACTAATTCATACTGTTTACGGCAAAGGCTACCGTTTTGGAACTTCTTCTATGGATTAA
- a CDS encoding 1-acyl-sn-glycerol-3-phosphate acyltransferase — translation MIYQHAEKLLKTQQGKASGENYRFSWFDWCCLWYPPGWLVLFNRHWQHYHADPDGWNWVEYGLFLVPGGFYLALLNRWLRLGCRSPRKEVDEFNPQYQKAFREEILAPIVKYYFRGELQQIHNLPPQSSVIVAMNHAGMCFPWDFITLGYLLSQAQGWEVQPLASETLFEHPWMSWWLPPKWSQVLGAVRAQRSDFEKAVVKGKTLLYAPEGVRGPLKGWSQRYQLQKFDVSFMQMSDRYHIPILPVLCIGSESLHPWTVNLKKLQRLFKLPFLPISPLIILLLIFPSMGVWAMRTRLQYFIQPVQKVNSVQKRAESYKQVQQLREKLQIQIMALLSHAEAQRRRE, via the coding sequence GTGATTTATCAACACGCTGAAAAGCTGCTTAAAACTCAACAGGGAAAAGCATCAGGTGAAAATTATAGATTTAGCTGGTTTGACTGGTGTTGTCTGTGGTATCCTCCTGGTTGGCTGGTTTTATTTAACCGCCACTGGCAGCACTATCACGCTGATCCAGATGGTTGGAATTGGGTAGAATATGGATTATTTTTAGTTCCAGGTGGATTCTACTTAGCACTGCTAAATCGATGGTTGCGTTTGGGATGTCGTTCACCAAGAAAAGAAGTTGATGAATTTAATCCTCAGTATCAGAAAGCTTTTCGGGAAGAAATTCTAGCTCCTATAGTTAAATATTATTTTCGGGGTGAGTTGCAACAAATTCATAACTTACCGCCACAAAGTTCTGTCATTGTAGCGATGAACCATGCAGGGATGTGTTTTCCTTGGGACTTTATCACTTTAGGTTATTTATTAAGTCAAGCCCAAGGTTGGGAGGTGCAACCCTTAGCCAGTGAAACACTATTTGAGCATCCTTGGATGAGTTGGTGGTTACCTCCTAAATGGTCACAGGTTTTAGGTGCTGTGCGCGCCCAGAGGAGTGATTTTGAAAAAGCAGTTGTTAAAGGTAAAACTCTGCTATACGCACCGGAAGGAGTACGTGGACCGCTTAAAGGTTGGAGTCAACGCTATCAACTACAAAAATTTGATGTAAGTTTTATGCAAATGAGCGATCGCTATCATATTCCCATTCTCCCAGTTCTTTGCATTGGTAGCGAATCCTTGCATCCTTGGACAGTCAACCTCAAGAAGTTGCAACGACTATTTAAATTACCGTTTTTGCCCATATCGCCATTAATTATTCTGTTGCTCATATTTCCCTCAATGGGAGTTTGGGCTATGAGAACTCGTCTACAATACTTTATCCAACCTGTACAAAAAGTCAACTCAGTCCAAAAACGTGCGGAAAGTTATAAACAAGTACAGCAACTGCGAGAAAAACTCCAAATTCAAATTATGGCGTTGTTATCTCACGCAGAGGCGCAGAGGCGCAGAGAATAA